In Bradyrhizobium sp. G127, one genomic interval encodes:
- a CDS encoding SlyX family protein encodes MTDQPSPSLASRIEALEIRIAYQDETIETLNKTITEQWRKIDALGREVVTLRERLDDAEMKSGAGPASEPPPPHY; translated from the coding sequence ATGACTGACCAGCCATCCCCCTCGCTCGCATCCCGGATCGAGGCGCTGGAAATCCGCATCGCCTATCAGGACGAGACCATCGAGACCCTGAACAAGACCATCACCGAGCAATGGCGCAAGATCGATGCACTCGGCCGGGAGGTCGTGACCCTGCGCGAGCGGCTGGATGACGCCGAGATGAAATCCGGCGCCGGCCCGGCGTCTGAGCCGCCCCCGCCGCATTATTGA
- a CDS encoding rhodanese-related sulfurtransferase, whose translation MSYKVAAFYQFVPLPDFEALREPLRNMCVALDIKGIILLAAEGINGTVAGRDVAIDALMNQLQHGALFDSRLDKLELKFSTANDMPFNRMKVRLKKEIVRLGDPEVDPNAKVGIYVDAANWNALIAQDDVLLIDTRNGFEVEMGTFEGAVDPKITRFGEFPDFAARTLDPARHRKVAMFCTGGIRCEKASSYLLSQGFEEVYHLKGGILKYLEEIPEAQSLWRGECFVFDQRIALGHGLVQRPVTDHTDATEIDISEQADAAQTEDVND comes from the coding sequence ATGTCGTACAAGGTCGCCGCTTTCTATCAGTTCGTCCCGCTCCCGGATTTCGAAGCCCTGAGGGAGCCGCTGCGCAATATGTGCGTGGCGCTGGACATCAAGGGTATCATCCTGCTTGCCGCCGAAGGCATCAACGGAACCGTGGCCGGACGCGATGTCGCCATCGATGCCCTGATGAACCAGTTGCAGCATGGTGCGCTGTTCGACAGCCGCCTCGACAAGCTGGAGCTGAAATTCTCCACCGCCAACGACATGCCGTTCAACCGGATGAAGGTGCGGCTGAAAAAGGAGATCGTGCGGCTCGGCGATCCGGAGGTCGATCCCAACGCCAAGGTCGGTATTTATGTCGATGCCGCCAACTGGAATGCGCTGATCGCGCAGGACGACGTGCTGCTGATCGACACCCGCAACGGCTTTGAGGTCGAGATGGGCACGTTCGAGGGCGCGGTGGACCCGAAGATCACGCGGTTCGGAGAATTCCCCGACTTCGCCGCGCGCACACTGGACCCGGCCAGGCACAGGAAAGTCGCGATGTTCTGCACCGGCGGCATCCGCTGCGAGAAGGCCAGTTCCTATCTGCTGTCGCAGGGGTTCGAGGAGGTCTATCACCTCAAGGGCGGCATCCTGAAATATCTCGAAGAGATTCCGGAGGCGCAAAGCCTGTGGCGCGGCGAATGTTTCGTGTTCGACCAGCGCATCGCGCTCGGCCATGGTCTTGTGCAACGTCCGGTCACCGATCACACCGACGCCACCGAGATCGACATCAGCGAGCAGGCCGACGCCGCCCAAACCGAGGACGTCAATGACTGA
- a CDS encoding MMPL family transporter produces the protein MSHGISNDPAPDAAAKKSFSIAFGLERIGLIALRAPKVAAVVLLALVVVAVFGLQRIKIDDSLSQLFRSDTPEYKQYEEVTKRFPSSEYDVLVVVEGKSLLERSSLEKLRDLVTDLQLVDGTRGIISLFSARQPPEGGRLPAALFPETLPEGAEYDAFIKRVRDNEVIKGKLLSEDGTLALIVLALDPAIVGNKGLNATIGEVRKIMNEDLEGTNLSSQLSGVPVMQLEIRNAVERDGLTYNIAGILAGCIIAIIFFRRISFMIVAAFPPLLAILLSIGTLGWLGFSLNMFLNVMTPLIMVISFADSMQLTFAARDRLIAGEDKYTAFRNAVLVVGPACVLTHGTAALSFLALQFSDSDLIRTFGEAGLMATIIALIAVLSLVPVFGVLLVRKENLLVAKVKGADRGVEALRAFCAWIAVRMVGRPGLFSLIALVVVLGLGIIYASLEPRYRLADQVPDKQQAVEASSRLDAKLTGANPIDVLIELPKGKSLYDPETLDTIAAVHTIIEKQAGVGNVWSIETLRRWLAEKAGRSDVAILKEYVDLLPKYLSRRFISENEDAVVVSGRVPDLDSSQILPTVEKLDAAMGTVRSAHPGYLIAVTGLSAIAARNSASMIGKLNHGLTIEFLLVAAFIGLAFRSVVVMFASILPGIFPVVLSGTVLWFLGEGLQFASVVALTVSFGLGLSATIHFLNRLRLEEKPGVDEAQAVERATVLVGPALILTTVVLACGLVVTVFSDLPSLRLFGWLSAFSMIAALIADLFILRPTAMWLISTSHKIKAAWAKPKPAE, from the coding sequence TTGTCTCACGGAATTTCAAACGATCCGGCCCCCGACGCCGCGGCCAAAAAATCCTTCAGCATCGCATTCGGGCTTGAGCGGATCGGGCTGATCGCGCTGCGCGCGCCGAAGGTCGCAGCGGTGGTGCTGCTGGCGCTGGTCGTGGTCGCGGTGTTCGGCCTCCAGCGCATCAAGATCGACGATTCGCTGAGCCAATTGTTCCGGTCCGATACCCCGGAATACAAGCAATACGAAGAAGTCACCAAGCGCTTCCCGTCCAGCGAATACGACGTGCTGGTGGTGGTGGAGGGCAAGTCGCTGCTGGAGCGCTCCTCGCTCGAGAAACTGCGCGATCTCGTCACCGACCTGCAACTGGTGGACGGCACCCGCGGCATCATCTCGCTGTTCTCCGCGCGCCAGCCGCCCGAGGGCGGACGGCTGCCGGCGGCGCTGTTTCCCGAAACGCTCCCCGAGGGCGCGGAGTACGACGCCTTTATCAAGCGTGTAAGAGACAACGAGGTCATCAAGGGCAAGCTGCTGTCGGAAGACGGCACGCTGGCGCTGATCGTGCTGGCGCTGGATCCCGCCATCGTCGGCAACAAGGGCCTCAACGCCACCATCGGCGAGGTCCGCAAGATCATGAACGAGGATCTTGAGGGCACCAATCTCAGCAGCCAGTTGTCCGGCGTGCCGGTGATGCAGCTCGAAATCCGCAACGCGGTGGAGCGCGACGGCCTGACCTACAACATCGCGGGCATTCTCGCCGGCTGCATCATCGCCATCATCTTCTTCCGGCGCATCTCCTTTATGATCGTCGCAGCGTTTCCGCCGCTGCTGGCGATCCTGCTGTCGATCGGCACGCTGGGCTGGCTCGGCTTCAGCCTCAACATGTTCCTGAACGTGATGACGCCGCTGATCATGGTCATCAGTTTCGCGGACTCCATGCAGCTCACCTTTGCTGCGCGAGACCGGCTGATCGCGGGCGAGGACAAGTACACCGCCTTCCGCAACGCTGTGCTGGTGGTGGGACCGGCCTGCGTGCTGACCCACGGCACCGCGGCGCTGTCGTTCCTCGCCCTGCAGTTTTCCGATTCCGACCTGATCCGCACCTTCGGTGAAGCCGGCCTGATGGCGACCATCATCGCACTGATCGCGGTGCTGTCGCTGGTTCCGGTGTTCGGCGTGCTGCTGGTGCGCAAGGAAAACCTGCTGGTCGCCAAGGTAAAGGGCGCCGACCGCGGCGTCGAGGCGCTGCGCGCGTTCTGCGCGTGGATCGCGGTGCGGATGGTCGGCCGTCCCGGGCTGTTCAGCCTGATCGCGCTGGTCGTGGTGCTCGGGCTCGGCATCATCTACGCGAGCCTCGAACCGCGCTATCGTCTCGCCGATCAGGTGCCGGACAAGCAGCAGGCGGTGGAGGCGTCGAGCCGTCTCGATGCCAAGCTGACCGGCGCCAATCCGATCGACGTGCTGATCGAATTGCCCAAGGGCAAGTCGCTGTACGACCCCGAAACGCTGGACACCATCGCCGCCGTCCACACTATTATCGAGAAGCAGGCGGGCGTCGGCAACGTCTGGTCGATCGAGACGCTGCGGCGCTGGCTGGCCGAGAAGGCGGGCCGCTCCGACGTCGCAATTCTCAAGGAGTATGTCGATCTCTTGCCGAAGTATCTGTCGCGGCGCTTCATCTCGGAGAATGAAGACGCGGTGGTGGTGTCGGGCCGCGTGCCCGATCTGGATTCAAGCCAGATCCTGCCGACGGTCGAAAAGCTGGATGCCGCGATGGGTACCGTGCGCAGCGCGCATCCCGGTTATCTGATCGCCGTGACCGGCCTGTCCGCCATTGCCGCGCGCAACAGCGCCAGCATGATCGGCAAGCTCAACCACGGCCTCACCATCGAATTTCTGCTGGTGGCGGCGTTCATTGGCCTCGCGTTCCGCTCGGTGGTGGTGATGTTCGCCAGCATCCTGCCCGGCATCTTCCCGGTGGTGCTGTCGGGCACCGTGCTGTGGTTTCTCGGGGAGGGGCTGCAATTCGCCAGCGTGGTCGCGCTCACCGTGTCGTTCGGTCTGGGACTGAGCGCGACGATTCACTTCCTCAACCGGCTGCGGCTGGAGGAGAAGCCCGGCGTGGACGAGGCGCAGGCTGTGGAGCGAGCGACCGTGCTGGTCGGACCGGCGCTGATCCTGACCACCGTGGTCCTGGCCTGCGGCCTCGTGGTGACGGTGTTCTCGGACCTGCCGTCGCTGCGCCTGTTCGGATGGCTCAGCGCGTTCTCGATGATCGCGGCGCTGATCGCGGACCTCTTCATTCTGCGCCCGACGGCGATGTGGCTCATCAGCACGTCCCACAAGATCAAGGCGGCGTGGGCAAAGCCGAAGCCCGCGGAATAA
- a CDS encoding ABC transporter substrate-binding protein, producing the protein MKLTRRDFSVGVAATLAAPAFVRNAGAQGATIKIGQVLPVTGSAAEQGKFALNGAKLALEAVNKAGGVLGKQLELVTEDDQTTNPGVVLAFSKLAAQSDIVAFLGSIRSTQVHAMAPDVLKLGKPMAIGGTDPNLTHMGNKWLFRFRPNDSYSGSVIADYGTNTLGKKKWAVLHSTDAFGTAGGKALTEGLSKLGITPVIDQGYANQSQDFTPVVLAIKQSGADVLGSYFTFENDLGIFARQLRQLGVNIPWVGSPSIVGVSSTRLAGASLYGTYGVADYAEDSSPTAKAYGKAYRDAYKLAPDNQSAWTYDAVTVLAKAMNTAKSTDPEKVRTAILAIKGFEGAEGQYNFDANGDGLHGYNIVKNDKGNIVFEKHIEAKT; encoded by the coding sequence ATGAAGCTAACCAGACGCGATTTTTCCGTCGGCGTTGCCGCGACCCTCGCTGCCCCCGCCTTCGTCAGAAACGCCGGAGCGCAGGGCGCAACCATCAAGATCGGTCAGGTGCTCCCGGTCACCGGTTCGGCGGCGGAGCAGGGCAAGTTCGCTCTCAACGGCGCGAAGCTGGCGCTCGAAGCCGTCAACAAGGCGGGCGGCGTGCTCGGCAAGCAGCTTGAACTCGTGACTGAAGACGACCAGACCACCAACCCCGGCGTGGTGCTCGCGTTCTCCAAACTCGCCGCGCAGTCCGACATCGTCGCCTTCCTCGGCTCGATCCGCTCGACGCAGGTTCACGCCATGGCGCCCGACGTGCTCAAGCTCGGCAAGCCGATGGCGATCGGCGGCACCGATCCCAACCTGACCCACATGGGCAACAAGTGGCTGTTCCGCTTCCGCCCCAATGACAGCTATTCCGGCAGCGTGATCGCCGATTACGGCACCAACACCCTCGGCAAGAAGAAGTGGGCGGTGCTGCATTCCACCGACGCCTTCGGCACGGCGGGCGGCAAGGCGCTGACGGAGGGCCTTTCGAAGCTCGGCATCACGCCGGTGATCGATCAGGGCTATGCCAACCAGAGCCAGGACTTCACCCCGGTGGTGCTGGCGATCAAGCAGTCCGGCGCGGACGTGCTGGGCTCGTACTTCACCTTCGAGAACGATCTCGGCATCTTCGCGCGGCAGTTGCGCCAGCTCGGCGTCAACATTCCGTGGGTGGGCTCGCCCTCGATCGTCGGCGTGTCGTCGACCCGGCTCGCCGGCGCGTCGCTCTACGGCACCTACGGCGTCGCCGACTACGCCGAAGATTCCAGCCCCACCGCCAAGGCGTATGGCAAGGCCTATCGCGATGCCTACAAGCTCGCGCCGGACAACCAGAGCGCGTGGACCTACGACGCCGTCACCGTGTTGGCGAAGGCGATGAACACGGCGAAGTCCACCGATCCGGAGAAGGTTCGCACCGCGATCCTGGCGATCAAGGGTTTCGAAGGCGCGGAAGGCCAGTACAACTTCGACGCCAATGGCGACGGCCTTCACGGCTACAACATCGTGAAGAACGACAAGGGCAATATCGTCTTCGAGAAGCATATCGAAGCGAAGACCTGA
- a CDS encoding branched-chain amino acid ABC transporter permease, translating into MDQILQLLFTGIGIGSVYALVALGFVLIFRATNVVNFAQGEFSMVAAFLMVVFAVDLQWPYWLSFIISLAGMALFGVIFNLGVYYPLRHRTFLPVIIATIGASIFLANSVLAIYGPAPQVLEGWFETPGIQLGPVYLDSQYLLIIAVTIVLVVLNYWFFEHTMLGKKLQATSQDKEMASLLGISVSSMIMITFIYSAVLGGLAGILVAPILFVSIQMGATIALKAFAATIIGGFGDVTGAIIGGIALGIIETFGAAYVSVPYKDAFAFLVLIAFLVFRPQGIFGERVAEKA; encoded by the coding sequence ATGGACCAGATTCTTCAGTTGCTCTTCACGGGCATCGGCATCGGCTCGGTTTACGCGCTGGTGGCGCTGGGCTTCGTGCTGATCTTCCGCGCCACCAACGTCGTGAACTTCGCGCAGGGCGAGTTCTCGATGGTGGCGGCCTTCCTGATGGTGGTGTTCGCGGTCGATCTGCAATGGCCGTACTGGCTCTCCTTCATTATTTCGCTGGCGGGCATGGCGCTGTTCGGGGTGATCTTCAATCTCGGCGTCTACTATCCGCTGCGTCACCGCACCTTCCTGCCGGTCATCATCGCGACCATCGGCGCGTCGATCTTCCTGGCCAATTCGGTGCTGGCGATCTACGGCCCCGCGCCGCAGGTGCTGGAAGGCTGGTTCGAGACGCCCGGCATTCAGCTCGGGCCGGTCTATCTCGACAGCCAGTATCTGCTGATCATCGCCGTCACCATCGTGCTGGTGGTGCTCAACTACTGGTTCTTCGAGCACACGATGCTCGGCAAGAAGCTGCAGGCGACGTCGCAGGACAAGGAGATGGCGTCGCTGCTCGGCATTTCGGTGTCCAGCATGATCATGATTACGTTCATCTACTCCGCGGTGCTCGGCGGTCTGGCAGGCATCCTCGTCGCGCCGATTCTCTTCGTGTCGATCCAGATGGGCGCGACCATCGCGCTGAAGGCCTTCGCCGCCACCATCATCGGCGGTTTCGGTGACGTAACCGGCGCGATCATCGGCGGCATCGCGCTCGGCATCATCGAAACGTTCGGCGCGGCCTATGTCTCGGTGCCGTACAAGGATGCGTTCGCGTTCCTCGTG